A portion of the Segatella copri DSM 18205 genome contains these proteins:
- the trxA gene encoding thioredoxin, with amino-acid sequence MEVTITTENFESYKNGELPLVVDLWATWCGPCRQIAPIVSELAEEFDGKLVVGKCDVEENDDIAMEFGVRNIPTILFFKGGQLVDKFVGATSKATLTEKFQALL; translated from the coding sequence ATGGAAGTAACAATTACAACCGAGAATTTCGAGAGCTACAAGAATGGCGAACTGCCATTGGTAGTAGATTTGTGGGCAACATGGTGCGGTCCTTGCCGCCAGATTGCTCCTATCGTATCAGAACTTGCTGAGGAGTTTGACGGCAAGTTGGTAGTAGGCAAGTGTGATGTAGAGGAGAACGACGACATCGCTATGGAGTTTGGTGTCCGTAATATCCCTACCATCCTCTTCTTCAAGGGGGGCCAGCTGGTAGACAAGTTTGTTGGCGCAACCTCTAAGGCAACCCTCACCGAGAAGTTCCAGGCTCTCCTGTAA
- the tsaE gene encoding tRNA (adenosine(37)-N6)-threonylcarbamoyltransferase complex ATPase subunit type 1 TsaE, with product MKIKIDSLDTIHEAAKEFLQNMGDGKVFAFYGKMGAGKTTFVKAICEELGVEDVITSPTFALVNEYTAGDGSPVYHFDFYRIKKLDEVYDMGYEDYFYSGNLCFLEWPELIEDLLPEDCTKVTITAEEDGTRSVEW from the coding sequence ATGAAGATAAAAATTGACTCATTAGACACGATCCATGAAGCAGCCAAGGAATTTCTGCAGAACATGGGCGACGGCAAGGTCTTTGCCTTCTATGGCAAGATGGGAGCCGGAAAGACAACATTTGTAAAAGCCATTTGCGAAGAACTGGGCGTAGAAGATGTCATCACATCTCCTACCTTCGCCCTCGTAAACGAATATACAGCGGGCGACGGCTCACCTGTCTACCACTTCGATTTCTACCGCATCAAGAAACTCGATGAGGTATACGATATGGGCTACGAAGATTATTTCTACAGCGGCAACCTCTGTTTCCTGGAGTGGCCGGAACTGATAGAAGACCTGCTGCCGGAAGACTGCACCAAAGTGACTATCACCGCCGAAGAAGACGGAACCAGAAGCGTAGAATGGTAA